The genome window CGGATGGCGCCAGGCCTCAGGGTGGTGCCGGCGCTCGCGCTGGCGCTCCTGGTGCAAGGCCCGGCTTTAACGGTCCTCGCGGTGCCGCCGCCACGCCCGCGTCTTCGATCCCGGAAGTGGCCGCACGTCCCGATAGAACCCGCGATGTCGACGTCGGCGCTCGGGCCCGTGGTGCCGATACCGAGGAAGACGACCGTCGCGTGAAGCGCGGTCTGCCCGGCAAGGTCGCCACTCCCGCTCCCGTCAAGAAGACCGTTACGGAGCGGACAGGCCGCCAACGCCTCACGCTTTCGAACGCGCTCGACGATCAGCAGCGCGAACGCAGCCTCGCCTCCCTCAAACGCCAGCGCGAACGTCAGAAGCTTCAGGCGTCCGGCGCGCGGCAGGAGCGTGTCAAGATTCAACGCACTGTCATTCTGCCCGAAGCGATCACCATTCAGGAACTCGCGAACCGCATGGCGGAACGCGCGGTCGACATCATCAAGTTCCTGATGAAGCAGGGCCAGATGCTGAAGATCAACGACGTGATCGACGCCGATACCGCCGAACTCGTCGCCGAAGAATTCGGCCATAGCGTGAAGCGCGTCTCGGAAGAGGACGTCGAGGAAGGCTTCATCGGCGAGACCGACGATCCCGATACGCTTCAGTTCCGTGCGCCTGTCGTCACCATCATGGGTCACGTCGACCACGGTAAGACGTCGCTGCTCGACGCCATCCGCCACGCGAACGTGGTTTCTGGCGAGGCAGGCGGCATCACGCAGCACATCGGCGCCTATCAGGTGACGACGCCCAGCGGCGCGCCCGTGACCTTCATCGACACCCCTGGCCACGCGGCCTTCACCGCGATGCGTGCCCGTGGCGCCAAGGTGACGGACATCGTCGTGCTGGTCGTCGCGGCCGACGACGGCGTCATGCCGCAGACGATCGAAGCCATCAATCACGCCAAGGCGGCGGGTGTGCCGATCATCGTCGCCATCAACAAGATCGACAAGCCGGACGCGGATCCCCTGCGTGTGCGCACCGACCTCCTTTCCCACGATATCGTCGTGGAAAGCATGGGCGGCGACGTGCTCGAAGTGGAAGTCTCGGCGAAGCAGAAGCTCAATCTCGACAGGCTTCTCCAGGCGATCGCCCTTCAGGCCGAGGTTCTCGAACTCACGGCCAACCCGGATCGTCCGGCGGAAGGCATCGTCATCGAGGCAAAGCTGGAACGCGGTCGCGGGCCGGTCGGCACCGTGCTCGTGCAGCGTGGTACGCTGAAGGTTGGGCAGATCGTCGTCGCCGGTCGTGCATGGGGCCGCGTTCGCGCGCTCATCGACGATAAGGGCGCGAACGTGGTTGCGGCAGGGCCATCGACCCCGGTCGAGGTGCTCGGTTTCGACAGCGCGCCGGATGCGGGCGATCAGCTCGCCGTGGTGGAAACCGAAGCGCGCGCTCGCGAATTGACCGAACACCGCCAGCGCAAGCTGCGTGACGTGCGCTCGGTGGGCGCGGGTGCCCGCAGTTCGCTCGAACAGATGATGAAGCAAGCCGCCAAGGGCGGAAAGAAAGACTTCCTGCTCATCATCAAAGGCGACGTGCAAGGCTCGGTAGAGGCGATCAATTCCGCTCTCGAAAAGCTCGGCACGGACGAGGTCGAGGCGCGCATCATCCACTGGGGCGTGGGCGGCATCACGTCCTCGGACGTGGCGTTGGCCGAAGCCTCGGGCGCTGTCATCATCGCCTTCAACGTCCGCGCGGACGCGCAGGCGAAGCAGCAGGCCGAGCGCGACGGCATCGAAATCCGCTACTACAACATCATCTACGACCTCGTGGACGATGTGAAAAAGGCGATGTCGGGCCTGCTTGCGCCGATCACGCGCGAAGAGTTCCTCGGCAATGCCGAAATCCTCGAGGTGTTCAACATCTCGAAGGTTGGCAAGGTCGCGGGTTGCCGTGTCACGGAAGGCAAGGTCGAGCGCGGAGCGAGCGTGCGTCTGGTGCGCGACCACGTGGTTATCCACGAGGGCAAGCTTTCCACGCTCAAGCGCTTCAAGGACGAAGTCAAGGAAGTGGTCGTCGGGCAGGAATGCGGCATGGCCTTCGAGGGCAATCAAGACCTCAAGGCCGGCGACACGATCGAGTGCTTCCGCACCCATATCGAAACGCGGAGCCTGTAATACCGGGGCGCGGCGCGCCTCGGCAGATTTCGCAAGCGGCGCGCCGAGTTAGCGCGACATCGTTCGACATTAAGAAAGCGGCGAATATCGCCGCTTTTTTGCATCTTGGGCCGCGCTTAACGAACACAAGCGCATTCCATTGTTCGCGCATTTATCGCGAAAGCCGTCGTTTGTTTTGGGCACGCTACGGATTTCGCTCTGCCTTGACTGTGCGTCACACGTCGTTACACCGTAGCCAGAAATTACGCAGCCGTCAGCCCTTCGCGCGCTGGCGCTCAAGATGACGACGCAGCGAGGCCGCCGCGTTGATATACGGCTCCTGATACGCCACGCTCCAGTATTTCAGTTCTTCGATGCGGATCGGCTCGTCGGTCACGGCGCAACGCACATACGCGCCGTGCTTCAGCACCTGAAACTCGCCGTCGAGATAGCGGATTTTTGCTTCCTGCCCGAAAGCGAAGGGGCGCTCCATGCGATTCATCTCTGTCGATCCTTAAAGCAGCGTGCCCTGCCCGTCCTTGTCCTTGGAAGTCGCGCGCCGGGGTACTTGCGCAGCTGAGCGTCGGCGCGACGCCGAAGTGTCGGCTTCCGCGTCGGCGGCGGCCCTGTGAGCCTGAACGTGACCATCCGCGAATTCGATGTCAAGAGCGGCGGCGGCAGACACCGATGCGGCGCGGCGTATCACCCGGCCGTCCGCGTCTCGCACGAGCGCGAAGCCGCGTTCGAGCACGCTCTTGTGGCTAAGGCTCTGGAGAAGCTGGCCCAACGCGGCGAGCCGCTGCCTGTGGCGGTGCGCGAGGTTCGTCACGGCCTGATCGGCGCGGGCCGCGAGCATGAGAAGCCGCTCTATCCCGCGTTGCGTCGGCGTGGCGAGAAGGCCCGCGTTGAGGCGCTCGGCGCGGACGGTCCAGCGCTCGCGCTTGCGGACGATCACATCACGGAAGGCCCGGGCGTTGAAGGTGGCGGCGCGGCCGAGACGCTCGCGGGCCTCGACGATGGGCCGCGCGACGAGGCGCGGCGAGAGGCGCACGGCGGAGCGTTCGAAACGTCCGCGCGAGCGCTCCGTGAAATAGATGAGCGCCTGCCCGAGCCGCGCACCAGCCGTGTCGAGGCGCTGGCGCGGCACCTGAAGAAGCGTATGTGGGCGCGGCAGCCCGCGTTCCGCGCCGCGAAACTCCGCGCGCAACTGTTCGAGGTTGCGGCGGACGCAGCGCCGCGCGCGCTCGATGCACTCGCCGAGGCGGATTATGAGGTCGGCGTGCTTCGGCACGGCCCATTCTGCGGCCTTGGTGGGGGTCGGCGCGCGGGCGTCGGCGACGAGGTCGATCAGCGTCCAGTCGGTCTCATGGCCGACGGCGGAAATCAGCGGGATGGCGCTTTCGGCGGCGGCGCGCACCACGGCTTCCTCGTTGAAGCCCCACAGGTCTTCGAGGCTGCCCCCGCCGCGCGCAACGATGAGCAGATCGGGCCTCGGCAGCGGCCCAAAACCGTCGAGCGCGTTGAAGCCACGGATCGCGGCGGAAACCTCCGCGCCGCAAGTTTCGCCCTGCACGCGTACCGGCCACACGATGACGCGCGTCGGGCAGCGCTCGGTGAAGCCGTGCAGCATGTCGCGGATGACCGCGCCCGTCGGCGACGTCACGATGCCGACGACTTCGGGCCAGAACGGCAGCGGCCGCTTGCGGCTCTCGTCGAACAGCCCCTCGGCGGCGAGCTTCTTCTTGCGCTCTTCGAGCAGCGCCATGAGCGCGCCCGCGCCCGCCGGTTCGAGTTGCTCGATGACGATCTGATAGCTCGACTTGCCGGGGAAGGTGGTGATGCGGCCCGTGACGATCACCTCAAGCCCTTCCTCGGGCTTGAATTTGAGGTGGCTGAACGTGCCGCGCCAGATAACCGCGTCGATGCGCGCCTTGTCGTCCTTGAGACAAAGATAGGCGTGGCCGGAGCTGTGCTGCCCGCGATAGCCGGAGATTTCACCGCGCAGACGCACGAGGCCGTAAGCGTCCTCCACCGTGCGCTTGATGGCGAAGGAAAGCTCGGAGACTGTGAATTCCGCGATGTTCGAAAGAAGCTCCGCCTGCATGCGGCTAACATGGACGCGCCCGGGCGGGATGTCCAGAGTCGGGGTGGCGTGAGCTGTGGGTGGCGATGCCGTAAATCGTATGCCGAATCGAACTCGATTTGACGCAGGCCGATCTGGCGGGATGCCGCACGTGGGAACGGCCACCCGCGACGCCGCGCGGACGCATGGCGATGCGGGCGCGTGCCCGCATCGTGCCGTCGCAGGTTCACACGGAAACAAAAGACGGCGCCGCGAGGCGCCGCTTCCGAAGTCCGGATGGGGTACGGACTATTTCAGGGGCTCGTAGATGCTGCCGCCGAAGACCTTGTAGTCGACGGAGAGCTTCACAGTGTCCGTCTCGGTCTCGATCTTGGTCTTGGACGCCGGGAAGTATGCATAAGCGGCATAATCAGCGGTTTCGTCGGCCTTGTCGAAACGAAGATATTCCACACCAATCGAGAAGCGATTATCGATGGCATACTTTACACCGCCACCGTAAACGAGACCGCCGGTGGTCGCATCGAAACCAGACGTACGATTCGCAGAGGGGGTTGTGACGGGGCTCCAGGAAGGCTTCGTATTGCAGCCGCCGTAACCGCCCGTTATCAAAGCGTCAGGGCAGCCGAACTTGTAAGATAGGCTCGTCCATCCGTAACCGACGGTGGCGTAAGGAAGTACCTTGCCAAAGGAATAGCCAAGAATAGCACGGACCGTGCCGAATTTGTCGATACTGGTCGTCTCATTGAGGTAGTTGCCGTCGCGCTCGGTCTTCTCGAGATTGGCAGCTGAAATGTCGGCAACGACACCGACGACGATCTTATCGAACTGATAATTGTAGCCGATCTGACCACCGACGAAGCCGCCTTCAAGATCCGGGCGCGGCGCGCCGCCGTTAGCATGGGATGGCGTCCCAGGAAAATCGATGGAGTCCCAAGCGTACCCGCCATGCGCGCCAACATAGAGGCCGGTCCAGATCGCGGGCGCTTCATAAACCGGCGCGTCCTTCAGGCTGCCCTTGTAGAGATCGGCCGCGAAAGCCGACGACGAGAGCGCAACGAAGCTCGCTACACCCAACAAAATCTTTTTCATAAATCCCCCAAAAAGCCGAGACGGCCACGCACAGGCGTGAGCTATTCAAACGAGTAACCTCGGGAGAATCCGCTGGTTACTAACCGTGGGTTGTGGCCATCAGCGGGAAGGCTTCTACGTAAAATTGCAATCCAATATACCTGCTTGAATTATAGGGGCTTAGGCCGTCATGATAGGCCGTGCCTATGATGCAAATGAGCCACAGCTTCATTCCAATATTGAAGGTCTTTTGCATTCCAGCCCGCCGCCCGCTCAAGCCGCCCCATCCTGTTGATTCAGATCAAGAACTTCGACGCGCCGTCTTGGGCCGTGCCTGCAACAGGACCCCGCGTCAGAATCGACTTCCCATTCAGCCCGACATGGGGTTTTGTAGCGGCATGTTTTTCCTCTCGTCCGTCCGCCGGGCGAGGCAAGCTTGGCGCGCGAGAGCGCCTAACATCCGCGAAGAGCCCGAAATGTCCGACAAGAAAAGCATCAAGAAAGTCGTCCTCGCCTATTCCGGCGGCCTCGACACGTCGATCATCCTGAAATGGCTGCAAGTCACCTATGGCTGCGAAGTCGTGACCTTCACCGCCGATCTCGGGCAGGGCGAAGAGCTTGAGCCCGCGCGCAGAAAGGCCGAATTGCTCGGCATCCAGCAGATCTATATCGAGGATCTGCGCGAGGAGTTCGTGCGCGATTACGTGTTCCCGATGTTCCGCGCGAACGCCGTCTATGAAGGAATTTACCTGCTCGGCACGTCCATCGCGCGGCCGCTCATCGCCAAGCGCCAGATCGAGATCGCACATGAGACGGGCGCGGACGCGGTCTGTCACGGCGCGACCGGCAAGGGCAACGATCAGGTGCGCTTCGAGCTGTCTTATTACGCGCTCGACCCGAACATCACCGTCGTTGCGCCGTGGCGCGAGTGGGATTTCAAGTCTCGCACGGCGCTGATCGACTTCGCGGAGAAGAACCAGATCCTCGTGACGAAGGACAAGCGCGGCGACGCACCGTTCTCGGTGGACGCGAACCTGTTGCACACTTCGTCCGAGGGCAAGCTGCTCGAAGACCCCGCCGTCGAAGCGCCGGACTACGTCTATCAGCGCACGGTGTCGCCCGAGGACGCGCCGAACACGCCGGAAATCATCGAAGTCGGCTTCGAAAAGGGCGACGCGGTGTCGATCAACGGCGAGCGGCTTTCGCCCGCGACGCTGCTTACGACGCTCAACGAATATGGCCGCAAGCATGGCATCGGCCGGCTCGACCTCGTCGAGAACCGCTACGTCGGTATGAAATCGCGCGGCGTGTACGAGACGCCCGGCGGCACGATCCTGCTTCAGGCGCATCGCGGCATCGAAAGCATCACGCTCGACAGGGGCGCGGCGCATCTGAAGGACGAGTTGATGCCGAAATATGCCGAGCTGATCTACAACGGCTTCTGGTTCTCACCCGAGCGCGAGATGCTGCAAGCGGCCATCGACAAGAGCCAGGAATTCGTCACCGGCGCCGTGCGGCTGAAGCTCTACAAGGGAAGTGCGCATGTGGTCGGTCGCGAAAGCCCGTTCTCGCTTTACAATCAGGAGCTTGTGACGTTCGAGGAAGGCGCGGTCGCCTACGACCAGCACGACGCGGCGGGCTTCATCAAGCTGAACGCACTGCGCCTGCGGCTCACCGGCGCGCGCCGGAACAAGGGCACGCTCTGAGTTTTTGCATAGCTTGTCATGTCCGCAGGATCGGATATGACAAGCTTGCACGCAGTTCCATCGGGCCTAGGTCGCGCGCGAATGCCGAATTCAAGCCCTCGCGGCTAGAGCAAGTCGCGAGAGGTTTTTTCGTGGCTCTCGCGAATCGCCCCGGAATTAAAGCCGCAGGCTGACGAAAGCGCTCGACTTTTCGTGAGGTTGCGCCTCTGGCGTGCAGCATGCCTTAAATGTGACATGCAGGCGTCGGGAACGCGCAGGCATCCCCCGCATTGACGTGCGAAAAGCCGGGATTGCGCTCGCGATAATGTGCGATTGCACGCAAAGTGTGCAGTGCAAAATGTGCTAGCCAATTAGGCGATGGCGTGTCACCCTCACGACACCCTACGCGCCTCCCGCGCGCGGCATAACGTCACCAGGAGGCGAGCATGAGCTCGACCGATACCAACTCCGCACATCACAAGGGTGACGCCAAGCCTAACGGCTCGGCTACCTTGATCCTCCAGAACAAGCAGATCGAACTGCCGGTCTATTCCGGCTCCGTCGGCCCCGACGTGGTCGACATATCCAAACTCTACGGGCAATCCGGCGCCTTCACCTACGACCCGGGCTTCACCTCGACAGCGTCGTGCAAATCCGACATCACCTTCATCGACGGCGACAAGGGCGTTCTTCTCTATCGCGGCTATCCGATCGATCAGCTCGCGGAGAACGGCAACTTCCTTGAGACGTGCCATCTTCTTCTGTATGGGGAATTGCCGAACAAGCAGGAATATCTGCAATTCCGCAATCGTGTGACCTACCACACGATGATCCACGAGCAGATGAACAAGTTCTTCTCCGGCTTCCGCCGCGACGCGCACCCGATGGCCGTCATGGTGGGCACCGTCGGCGCGCTCGCCGCGTTCTATCACGACTCCATCGACATCAACGATCCGGTGCAGCGCGACCTCGCGGCCATCCGCATGATCGCGAAGATGCCGACCATCGCGGCGACGGCGTTCAAATACTCCATCGGCCAGCCGTTCATCTACCCGAACAACCAACTCGATTACGCGTCGAACTTCCTCTACATGATGTTCGCGGTGCCGTGCGAAGAGTACAAGGTCAATCCCGTGCTCAGCCGCGCGATGGACCGTATCTTCGTGCTCCACGCGGACCATGAGCAAAACGCGTCCACCTCCACGGTGCGGCTCGCGGGCTCGTCCGGCGCAAACCCATTCGCATGTATCGCAGCCGGCATCGCCTGCCTGTGGGGGCCGGCGCATGGCGGCGCAAACGAGGCGGCGCTGAAGATGCTGATGGAGATCGGCACGGTCGACCGCATCCCCGAGTTCATCAAGCGCGCGAAGGACAAGAACGACAATTTCCGTCTGTCGGGCTTCGGCCACCGCGTCTACAAGAACTACGATCCGCGCGCTCGCGTGATGCAGAAGACCTGCAAGGAAGTGCTCGACATCGTCGGCGTCAAGAACGACCCGCTGCTTCAGGTGGCGCTTGAGCTTGAACGCATCGCGCTTGAAGACGAATACTTCGTCGAGAAGAAGCTCTATCCGAATATCGACTTCTACTCCGGCATCACGCTTAAGGCGCTCGGCTTCCCGACCTCAATGTTCACCGTGCTCTTCGCGGTAGCGCGCACGGTCGGCTGGATCGCGCAGTGGAAAGAAATGATCGCCGACCCGGAGCAGAAGATCGGTCGCCCGCGTCAGCTTTACATCGGCGAGCCGCAGCGCGATTACGTGCCGCTGGATCTTCGCCCGTAAAAACGGAAGGGTGCGTTTCGCCTGAGGCGC of Rhodomicrobium vannielii ATCC 17100 contains these proteins:
- the xseA gene encoding exodeoxyribonuclease VII large subunit, coding for MQAELLSNIAEFTVSELSFAIKRTVEDAYGLVRLRGEISGYRGQHSSGHAYLCLKDDKARIDAVIWRGTFSHLKFKPEEGLEVIVTGRITTFPGKSSYQIVIEQLEPAGAGALMALLEERKKKLAAEGLFDESRKRPLPFWPEVVGIVTSPTGAVIRDMLHGFTERCPTRVIVWPVRVQGETCGAEVSAAIRGFNALDGFGPLPRPDLLIVARGGGSLEDLWGFNEEAVVRAAAESAIPLISAVGHETDWTLIDLVADARAPTPTKAAEWAVPKHADLIIRLGECIERARRCVRRNLEQLRAEFRGAERGLPRPHTLLQVPRQRLDTAGARLGQALIYFTERSRGRFERSAVRLSPRLVARPIVEARERLGRAATFNARAFRDVIVRKRERWTVRAERLNAGLLATPTQRGIERLLMLAARADQAVTNLAHRHRQRLAALGQLLQSLSHKSVLERGFALVRDADGRVIRRAASVSAAAALDIEFADGHVQAHRAAADAEADTSASRRRSAAQVPRRATSKDKDGQGTLL
- a CDS encoding outer membrane protein; protein product: MKKILLGVASFVALSSSAFAADLYKGSLKDAPVYEAPAIWTGLYVGAHGGYAWDSIDFPGTPSHANGGAPRPDLEGGFVGGQIGYNYQFDKIVVGVVADISAANLEKTERDGNYLNETTSIDKFGTVRAILGYSFGKVLPYATVGYGWTSLSYKFGCPDALITGGYGGCNTKPSWSPVTTPSANRTSGFDATTGGLVYGGGVKYAIDNRFSIGVEYLRFDKADETADYAAYAYFPASKTKIETETDTVKLSVDYKVFGGSIYEPLK
- the infB gene encoding translation initiation factor IF-2; amino-acid sequence: MSETKETDSKPAAGRKTMSLNVKRTVEQGHIRQNFSHGRSKSVLVETKRKRPGTGPGVADEPQQAQKPAPQKPEHRAFQKPGPEQGGDKRPQKVLRQLSAGEVDARARALVESRKREEILKREREVEDARRREEEALRAVEDKKRAAEEEAVAKKLEEENAQLRAKEAAEPKPEAPKEPARQEAAPAAPAPRPTSRSAEPPRRVGPDTVRVIARPQDDRRPPRAPAPDARTADARPTDARGPARDGTRPAGARPDGARPQGGAGARAGAPGARPGFNGPRGAAATPASSIPEVAARPDRTRDVDVGARARGADTEEDDRRVKRGLPGKVATPAPVKKTVTERTGRQRLTLSNALDDQQRERSLASLKRQRERQKLQASGARQERVKIQRTVILPEAITIQELANRMAERAVDIIKFLMKQGQMLKINDVIDADTAELVAEEFGHSVKRVSEEDVEEGFIGETDDPDTLQFRAPVVTIMGHVDHGKTSLLDAIRHANVVSGEAGGITQHIGAYQVTTPSGAPVTFIDTPGHAAFTAMRARGAKVTDIVVLVVAADDGVMPQTIEAINHAKAAGVPIIVAINKIDKPDADPLRVRTDLLSHDIVVESMGGDVLEVEVSAKQKLNLDRLLQAIALQAEVLELTANPDRPAEGIVIEAKLERGRGPVGTVLVQRGTLKVGQIVVAGRAWGRVRALIDDKGANVVAAGPSTPVEVLGFDSAPDAGDQLAVVETEARARELTEHRQRKLRDVRSVGAGARSSLEQMMKQAAKGGKKDFLLIIKGDVQGSVEAINSALEKLGTDEVEARIIHWGVGGITSSDVALAEASGAVIIAFNVRADAQAKQQAERDGIEIRYYNIIYDLVDDVKKAMSGLLAPITREEFLGNAEILEVFNISKVGKVAGCRVTEGKVERGASVRLVRDHVVIHEGKLSTLKRFKDEVKEVVVGQECGMAFEGNQDLKAGDTIECFRTHIETRSL
- the gltA gene encoding citrate synthase, with product MSSTDTNSAHHKGDAKPNGSATLILQNKQIELPVYSGSVGPDVVDISKLYGQSGAFTYDPGFTSTASCKSDITFIDGDKGVLLYRGYPIDQLAENGNFLETCHLLLYGELPNKQEYLQFRNRVTYHTMIHEQMNKFFSGFRRDAHPMAVMVGTVGALAAFYHDSIDINDPVQRDLAAIRMIAKMPTIAATAFKYSIGQPFIYPNNQLDYASNFLYMMFAVPCEEYKVNPVLSRAMDRIFVLHADHEQNASTSTVRLAGSSGANPFACIAAGIACLWGPAHGGANEAALKMLMEIGTVDRIPEFIKRAKDKNDNFRLSGFGHRVYKNYDPRARVMQKTCKEVLDIVGVKNDPLLQVALELERIALEDEYFVEKKLYPNIDFYSGITLKALGFPTSMFTVLFAVARTVGWIAQWKEMIADPEQKIGRPRQLYIGEPQRDYVPLDLRP
- a CDS encoding DUF2093 domain-containing protein encodes the protein MNRMERPFAFGQEAKIRYLDGEFQVLKHGAYVRCAVTDEPIRIEELKYWSVAYQEPYINAAASLRRHLERQRAKG
- a CDS encoding argininosuccinate synthase, producing the protein MSDKKSIKKVVLAYSGGLDTSIILKWLQVTYGCEVVTFTADLGQGEELEPARRKAELLGIQQIYIEDLREEFVRDYVFPMFRANAVYEGIYLLGTSIARPLIAKRQIEIAHETGADAVCHGATGKGNDQVRFELSYYALDPNITVVAPWREWDFKSRTALIDFAEKNQILVTKDKRGDAPFSVDANLLHTSSEGKLLEDPAVEAPDYVYQRTVSPEDAPNTPEIIEVGFEKGDAVSINGERLSPATLLTTLNEYGRKHGIGRLDLVENRYVGMKSRGVYETPGGTILLQAHRGIESITLDRGAAHLKDELMPKYAELIYNGFWFSPEREMLQAAIDKSQEFVTGAVRLKLYKGSAHVVGRESPFSLYNQELVTFEEGAVAYDQHDAAGFIKLNALRLRLTGARRNKGTL